The following are encoded together in the Bombus affinis isolate iyBomAffi1 chromosome 6, iyBomAffi1.2, whole genome shotgun sequence genome:
- the LOC126917377 gene encoding zinc finger protein 236-like isoform X1, which translates to MLTRHSVVTESPSHVDTIPINLVATEDGRTLLAVTEHKDGMLEIVATPVMLVGQSEAASPLVDVKNFNGNLILHSPVFQISVENIVNESELQQSTQNFETEPNSIDQIKLPSCRELTCKETVTQEYQSLSSNDSIASENDGKICKQKPINTSVKKNSPGRPKKNKAISLQVIQDTDSLTCDICHQEFGKQTLYRKHMENHAEEKPHRCPKCSASFNVPTNFTLHMATHNTGEPKCPECGKKFARMASLKSHMLLHEKEENLFCTECEDAFSTKTQLDAHLKLHGEKWTIEEVRKCKLCNKQFSQPALYRLHIREHYRLQTKVVKQTKRGTKHKTMYKCTICLKSFQKPSQLMRHIRVHTGEKPFKCTDCGRAFTQKSSLQIHTWQHNGIRPHACEFCNAKFSQKGNLNAHIMRVHNVPEGEPIYGCNYCSCVFKKLGSLNGHMKRMHTDVNEENSINDNTHSSNTVESDIRATVDSVITQLASLESDIHQTTESSNFEPRLLSENVTKKDILQQALKNSGLPSKNKIASEEIKKFGARVNFVTLLDRAPDGDTRKYLTIKQRCVGNVRWYACTFCHKEFKKPSDLIRHLRVHTQEKPFKCTHCYRSFALKSTMIAHERTHSSVKRYACGSCEKAFVCHSSLIAHTRLHAKSENCSNKTTDNDKDPDTYTVIDADIYPTDQSKNQIKGKLKLSPEAESLVPQVILQEPLVISDTGNKISVVSSGKEKRAHDTSTDQARPHKCWICQAAFRKISHLKQHHRRHTGERPYKCTKCDRRFTSNSVLKSHLHTHEDSRPYGCSLCNAKFSTQSSMKRHLVTHSNKRPFMCPYCHKTFKTYVNCRKHMKIHKHELAQRQLEQQKIRIQEQASDKSNMKESSKQEAALESSSSSSASITTINNTITSNISVTTTATTSTTPTTVTTSSSTFSDNLALSRLGSVELSFQSQLGSDLSQAFSEFQNITEGKEKIRPVLATNCDTTTFINQNVAGIAVTNLENSPILQADEAGSVTLPVYSGDQTLTPESIREIEETLNQQFFNIGMNLNLGGNHSRHSSSTNTSDFSHMKEQQQPVLNVIYENNNNSNCNSNVESAGEHVFSTQLDSFEMDHITLQSDTEIDIGLDTRNSTSMASILPRNVKDEHRLSVCVTTPDNINVEQSEKSGVQAVVFVSQPNFSKKENITNEFTVEETQKNSIHKQCIINPIFFTEDFRGTSQDFKIQSNMHALSSDVPEIVKTATGKISRGQSLLQCHMCSQQGFTTVGLKEHLTSHRGTKEYQCTECSSKFYTNGGLNRHSKIHAVKQPFKCLSCEKQFNNRIQLLSHSKIHETSIWNASGINDNSDNSTFLSEVHQPRIANDHSPLHNIMMEPDSAVSEKVLLDTVAEKEVMDQVEILLEKKERKEYTNKCKYCPKTFRKPSDLIRHVRTHTGERPYKCDYCSKSFAVKCTLDSHTKVHTGKKTFRCHVCNSLFATKGSLKVHMRLHTGSKPFRCPICDSRFRTSGHRKVHLLKHAREHKDNPKRKQKHLKVAVIAEVATDLEKCDGKEEKMNNFEPKQQIAQEQQLSQAVAGLTSHLEAYSIETAASCLSDQINFDTEGIVSNNNQTIVSINENNQLVTNLHFLLTNGLVTIQTEESLLSQSSASPANNSQHRPAGVPDTGCALTTPNVVSDTNEQHAKDEIHIEQMLKTPANNCLLAISTVTPSLERQLEPFSKVITEETLPVVANKPTIKGNPSKKECDICGKIFTKPYQVERHKRIHTGERPYKCDLCTKSFAQKSTLQMHQKHHTGDRPYACSYCEYSFTQKGNLRTHVKRVHQLDTVDIRKWKRSRQSFLPKTSLQENTIEAKSLNLDNISFVELLK; encoded by the exons atgttgacGCGACACAGTGTAGTTACAGAATCTCCTTCACATGTCGATACAATACCTATAAATCTCGTTGCTACTGAAGATGGTCGAACGCTTCTAGCAGTAACTG AACATAAAGACGGTATGTTGGAAATTGTTGCAACTCCAGTTATGCTTGTTGGACAAAGTGAAGCAGCATCACCACTAGTAGatgtaaaaaattttaatgGAAATCTAATATTACATTCG CCTGTTTTTCAAATAAGCGTTGAAAATATTGTCAATGAGTCAGAACTTCAGCAATCAACACAAAATTTTGAGACTGAGCCTAATAGCATTGATCAAATAAAGTTACCATCATGCAGAGAATTAACATGCAAGGAAACAGTTACACAAGAATATCAGTCTCTTTCTTCGAATGATTCAATAGCTAGTGAAAATGATGGAAAAATTTGTAAACAGAAGCCAATTAATACATCTGTGAAAAAAAATAGCCCTGGAAGGCCCAAGAAAAACAAAGCAATTTCTTTGCAAGTAATTCAA GATACAGATAGTTTAACATGCGATATTTGCCACCAAGAATTTGGTAAACAAACATTATATCGGAAACATATGGAAAATCATGCAGAAGAAAAACCACATCGATGTCCAAAATGTTCTGCATCGTTCAACGTGCCG ACAAATTTTACACTTCACATGGCAACGCATAATACAGGTGAACCGAAATGTCCAGAATGTGGGAAAAAATTTGCAAGAATGGCTAGCTTAAAGTCTCatatgttgttacatgaaaaagaagaaaacttatTCTGTACAGAATGCGAAGATGCTTTCTCGACAAAG ACTCAATTAGATGCACATTTAAAGCTACATGGGGAAAAGTGGACGATTGAAGAAGTACGAAAAtgtaaattatgtaataaaCAGTTCAGTCAACCCGCCTTATATAGACTTCATATTCGTGAGCACTATAGG TTGCAGACAAAAGTAGTAAAACAAACGAAAAGAGGGACAAAACACAAAACAATGTATAAGTGTACCATATGTTTGAAGTCTTTTCAAAAGCCAAGTCAATTGATGCGACATATTAGAGTGCATACTGGTGAAAAACCTTTCAAA TGTACAGACTGCGGTCGTGCATTCACGCAAAAGAGTTCGCTGCAAATTCATACGTGGCAACACAATGGTATTCGACCTCATGCTTGTGAGTTTTGCAACGCCAAGTTTAGTCAGAAAG GTAATTTGAACGCTCATATAATGAGAGTTCACAATGTCCCAGAGGGAGAACCTATATATGGATGTAATTATTGTTCATGCGTGTTTAAAAAACTCGGAAGTTTGAATGGTCACATGAAACGTATGCATACCGATGTAAACGAG GAGAATAGCATTAATGACAATACTCATTCGAGTAATACCGTGGAGTCTGATATACGTGCAACAGTTGATAGTGTTATAACACAACTGGCATCTTTAGAATCCGACATTCATCAAACTACAGAATCGTCAAATTTCGAACCGCGTTTATTATCGGAAAACGTAACGAAAAAGGATATTTTACAACAAGCATTGAAAAACAGTGGTCTTcctagtaaaaataaaattgcctCTGAAG AGATAAAGAAATTTGGAGCTCGTGttaattttgtaacattattgGATCGAGCGCCTGATGGTGATACGAG AAAATATTTGACAATAAAACAACGATGCGTAGGAAACGTGAGATGGTACGCGTGTACATTTTGTCACAAAGAATTCAAAAAACCGTCAGATTTGATACGTCATTTGCGTGTTCATACTCAAGAAAAGCCTTTCAAG TGCACCCACTGTTATCGTTCGTTCGCTTTGAAATCTACTATGATAGCACACGAACGTACGCATTCAAGTGTTAAACGTTACGCTTGTGGTTCCTGCGAGAAAGCATTCGTGTGCCATAGTAGTTTAATTGCACATACTAG ATTGCATGCAAAGTCCGAAAATTGTTCAAATAAAACCACTGACAATGATAAGGATCCCGACACATATACAGTAATTGATGCTGACATTTATCCTACTGATCAATCGAAAAATCAAATAAAGggtaaattaaaattatcacCGGAAGCAGAAAGTTTAGTACCTCAAGTTATCTTGCAAGAACCGTTGGTAATTAGCGATACAGGAAATAAAATTTCCGTGGTATCTTCGGGAAAGGAAAAACGTGCTCATGATACATCTACTGATCAGGCCAGACCCCATAAATGTTGGATTTGTCAGGCGGCATTTAGAAAAATCAGTCATTTGAAGCAACATCATCGCCGCCACACTGGAGAACGTCCATATAAATGCACAAAATGCGATAG GAGATTTACATCGAATAGTGTTCTAAAATCGCATTTGCATACTCACGAAGATTCGAGACCATACGGTTGTTCTCTTTGTAATGCGAAATTTTCTACACAAAGCAGTATGAAAAGACACTTGGTTACTCACAGTAATAAAAGACCGTTCATGTGTCCTTATTGTCACAAGACTTTCAAAACTTACGTCAATTGTCGGAAACACATGAAAATACATAAGCATGAATTAGCACAACGG CAATTGGAACAACAGAAAATCAGAATACAAGAACAAGCTTCAGACAAGTCAAATATGAAGGAAAGTTCTAAACAAGAAGCGGCTCTTGAATCGTCTTCCTCCTCTTCTGCCTCTATCACTACGATTAATAACACTATTACCAGCAACATTTCCGTCACTACCACTGCCACTACCAGTACCACCCCTACCACCGTCACAACTTCCTCTTCTACGTTTTCAGATAATCTTGCACTTTCTCGTCTTGGATCGGTCGAATTGTCATTTCAATCACAGCTCGGATCAGACCTTTCACAAGCTTTTTCCGAGTTTCAAAATATAActgaaggaaaggaaaaaataagaCCAGTTTTAGCAACAAATTGCGATACTACAACGTTTATTAATC AAAATGTAGCAGGAATAGCTGTAACAAATCTTGAAAATTCACCAATATTACAAGCTGATGAAGCCGGTTCAGTCACGTTGCCCGTTTACTCTGGCGATCAGACACTTACACCG GAAAGTATACGAGAAATAGAAGAAACTTTGAATCAGCAGTTTTTTAATATCGGGATGAATCTTAACTTGGGAGGTAATCACTCGAGACATTCGAGTAGTACAAACACGAGTGATTTTAGTCACATGAAAGAGCAACAGCAACCTGTATTGAATGTTATATatgaaaataacaataacaGTAACTGTAATAGTAACGTAGAATCAGCTGGAGAACATGTATTTTCGACGCAATTAGATTCATTTGAGATGGACCATATTACTTTGCAA TCGGATACTGAAATTGACATTGGACTAGATACAAGAAATTCAACTAGTATGGCGAGTATACTACCTAGGAATGTAAAAGATGAACATCGTCTTTCTGTTTGTGTTACAACACCAGATAACATAAATGTTGAACAATCAGAAAAGTCTGGTGTGCAAGCGGTTGTATTTGTTTCTCAGCCAAACTTCTCCAAAAAAGAGAATATAACAAATGAATTTACTGTAGAAGAAACCCAGAAGAACAGTATTCACAAACAATGTATAATAAACCCGATATTCTTTAC AGAAGACTTTCGGGGAACATCACAAGATTTCAAGATTCAATCAAATATGCACGCTTTGTCATCCGATGTTCCAGAAATCGTTAAAACCGCTACGGGCAAAATATCCCGTGGACAATCGCTATTACAGTGTCATATGTGTAGCCAGCAAGGATTCACGACAGTTGGTTTAAAG GAACATTTGACAAGCCATCGCGGAACGAAGGAATATCAGTGCACGGAGTGCTCTTCTAAATTTTACACAAATGGTGGATTAAATAGACATTCGAAGATTCATGCCGTCAAGCA ACCATTTAAATGTTTATCGTGTGAGAAGCAGTTTAACAATAGAATCCAATTGCTATCACATAGTAAAATTCATGAAACTTCAATATGGAATGCTTCAGGGATAAATGATAATTCAGATAATTCGACGTTTTTATCGGAAGTGCATCAACCACGGATTGCAAATGATCATTCACCATTACATAATATTATGATGGAGCCCGATTCTGCCGTTTCTGAGAAAGTTCTGTTGGATACAGTAGCTGAAAAAGAAGTAATGGATCAAGTAGAA ATATTGTTGGAAAAGAAGGAACGAAAAGAGTAtacaaacaaatgtaaatattgTCCGAAAACTTTCCGCAAACCAAGCGATCTTATAAGACATGTACGCACACACACAGGAGAACGACCATACAAGTGCGATTATTGCAGTAAAAGTTTTGCCGTAAAATGTACTTTGGATTCTCATACAAAAGTTCATACGGGAAAAAAGACATTTCGTTGCCATGTGTGCAATAGTTTATTTGCGACTAAAGGTAGCTTGAAAGTTCACATGCGTTTACATACCG GTTCGAAACCATTTAGATGTCCTATATGCGATTCGAGATTTCGAACATCCGGCCATAGGAAAGTACACTTATTGAAACATGCACGCGAACACAAAGATAATCCAAAGAGAAAACAAAAACATTTGAAGGTTGCAGTCATAGCTGAAGTAGCGACTGATCTTGAGAAATGTGacggaaaagaagagaaaatgaaTAATTTCGAGCCAAAACAGCAAATAGCACAAGAACAGCAACTATCACAGGCAGTTGCAGGATTAACGTCCCATTTAGAGGCATATAGTATTGAAACAGCTGCTTCCTGTTTATCTGATCAAATTAATTTCGACACAGAAGGTATCGTATCGAACAACAATCAAACGATAGTGTCCATAAACGAAAACAATCAGTTAGTTACGAATTTACACTTTCTTCTGACAAATGGTCTTGTTACTATACAAACCGAAGAATCGTTGTTGTCACAATCATCTGCATCACCAGCTAACAATTCGCAGCATCGACCGGCTGGGGTTCCCGATACTGGGTGTGCACTAACAACACCCAACGTCGTATCTGATACTAATGAACAACATGCCAAGGATGAAATTCATATAGAACAAATGTTAAAAACGCCAGCAAATAATTGTCTTTTAGCGATATCAACCGTGACACCTTCATTGGAACGACAGCTGGAACCATTTTCAAAGGTGATTACAGAAGAAACGTTACCAGTAGTAGCCAATAAACCGACGATTAAAGGGAATCCATCGAAAAAGGAATGCGACATTTGTGggaaaatatttacaaaaccGTATCAAGTCGAAAGACATAAACGAATTCATACGGGTGAACGGCCATACAAGTGTGATCTATGTACGAAATCATTTGCCCAAAAGTCAACTCTACAGATGCATCAAAAACACCATACTGGCGATCGACCCTACGCTTGTTCGTACTGTGAATATTCTTTTACGCAAAAAGGCAATCTTCGAACACATGTTAAACGCGTACATCAACTGGATACTGTTGACATCAGGAAATGGAAACGTAGCCGTCAATCCTTCTTACCCAAAACATCTCTTCAGGAAAACACGATCGAAGCTAAGAGTCTAAATTTAGACAACATATCGTTTGTAGAGCTGCTTAAATAG
- the LOC126917377 gene encoding zinc finger protein 236-like isoform X2 — MLTRHSVVTESPSHVDTIPINLVATEDGRTLLAVTEHKDGMLEIVATPVMLVGQSEAASPLVDVKNFNGNLILHSPVFQISVENIVNESELQQSTQNFETEPNSIDQIKLPSCRELTCKETVTQEYQSLSSNDSIASENDGKICKQKPINTSVKKNSPGRPKKNKAISLQDTDSLTCDICHQEFGKQTLYRKHMENHAEEKPHRCPKCSASFNVPTNFTLHMATHNTGEPKCPECGKKFARMASLKSHMLLHEKEENLFCTECEDAFSTKTQLDAHLKLHGEKWTIEEVRKCKLCNKQFSQPALYRLHIREHYRLQTKVVKQTKRGTKHKTMYKCTICLKSFQKPSQLMRHIRVHTGEKPFKCTDCGRAFTQKSSLQIHTWQHNGIRPHACEFCNAKFSQKGNLNAHIMRVHNVPEGEPIYGCNYCSCVFKKLGSLNGHMKRMHTDVNEENSINDNTHSSNTVESDIRATVDSVITQLASLESDIHQTTESSNFEPRLLSENVTKKDILQQALKNSGLPSKNKIASEEIKKFGARVNFVTLLDRAPDGDTRKYLTIKQRCVGNVRWYACTFCHKEFKKPSDLIRHLRVHTQEKPFKCTHCYRSFALKSTMIAHERTHSSVKRYACGSCEKAFVCHSSLIAHTRLHAKSENCSNKTTDNDKDPDTYTVIDADIYPTDQSKNQIKGKLKLSPEAESLVPQVILQEPLVISDTGNKISVVSSGKEKRAHDTSTDQARPHKCWICQAAFRKISHLKQHHRRHTGERPYKCTKCDRRFTSNSVLKSHLHTHEDSRPYGCSLCNAKFSTQSSMKRHLVTHSNKRPFMCPYCHKTFKTYVNCRKHMKIHKHELAQRQLEQQKIRIQEQASDKSNMKESSKQEAALESSSSSSASITTINNTITSNISVTTTATTSTTPTTVTTSSSTFSDNLALSRLGSVELSFQSQLGSDLSQAFSEFQNITEGKEKIRPVLATNCDTTTFINQNVAGIAVTNLENSPILQADEAGSVTLPVYSGDQTLTPESIREIEETLNQQFFNIGMNLNLGGNHSRHSSSTNTSDFSHMKEQQQPVLNVIYENNNNSNCNSNVESAGEHVFSTQLDSFEMDHITLQSDTEIDIGLDTRNSTSMASILPRNVKDEHRLSVCVTTPDNINVEQSEKSGVQAVVFVSQPNFSKKENITNEFTVEETQKNSIHKQCIINPIFFTEDFRGTSQDFKIQSNMHALSSDVPEIVKTATGKISRGQSLLQCHMCSQQGFTTVGLKEHLTSHRGTKEYQCTECSSKFYTNGGLNRHSKIHAVKQPFKCLSCEKQFNNRIQLLSHSKIHETSIWNASGINDNSDNSTFLSEVHQPRIANDHSPLHNIMMEPDSAVSEKVLLDTVAEKEVMDQVEILLEKKERKEYTNKCKYCPKTFRKPSDLIRHVRTHTGERPYKCDYCSKSFAVKCTLDSHTKVHTGKKTFRCHVCNSLFATKGSLKVHMRLHTGSKPFRCPICDSRFRTSGHRKVHLLKHAREHKDNPKRKQKHLKVAVIAEVATDLEKCDGKEEKMNNFEPKQQIAQEQQLSQAVAGLTSHLEAYSIETAASCLSDQINFDTEGIVSNNNQTIVSINENNQLVTNLHFLLTNGLVTIQTEESLLSQSSASPANNSQHRPAGVPDTGCALTTPNVVSDTNEQHAKDEIHIEQMLKTPANNCLLAISTVTPSLERQLEPFSKVITEETLPVVANKPTIKGNPSKKECDICGKIFTKPYQVERHKRIHTGERPYKCDLCTKSFAQKSTLQMHQKHHTGDRPYACSYCEYSFTQKGNLRTHVKRVHQLDTVDIRKWKRSRQSFLPKTSLQENTIEAKSLNLDNISFVELLK; from the exons atgttgacGCGACACAGTGTAGTTACAGAATCTCCTTCACATGTCGATACAATACCTATAAATCTCGTTGCTACTGAAGATGGTCGAACGCTTCTAGCAGTAACTG AACATAAAGACGGTATGTTGGAAATTGTTGCAACTCCAGTTATGCTTGTTGGACAAAGTGAAGCAGCATCACCACTAGTAGatgtaaaaaattttaatgGAAATCTAATATTACATTCG CCTGTTTTTCAAATAAGCGTTGAAAATATTGTCAATGAGTCAGAACTTCAGCAATCAACACAAAATTTTGAGACTGAGCCTAATAGCATTGATCAAATAAAGTTACCATCATGCAGAGAATTAACATGCAAGGAAACAGTTACACAAGAATATCAGTCTCTTTCTTCGAATGATTCAATAGCTAGTGAAAATGATGGAAAAATTTGTAAACAGAAGCCAATTAATACATCTGTGAAAAAAAATAGCCCTGGAAGGCCCAAGAAAAACAAAGCAATTTCTTTGCAA GATACAGATAGTTTAACATGCGATATTTGCCACCAAGAATTTGGTAAACAAACATTATATCGGAAACATATGGAAAATCATGCAGAAGAAAAACCACATCGATGTCCAAAATGTTCTGCATCGTTCAACGTGCCG ACAAATTTTACACTTCACATGGCAACGCATAATACAGGTGAACCGAAATGTCCAGAATGTGGGAAAAAATTTGCAAGAATGGCTAGCTTAAAGTCTCatatgttgttacatgaaaaagaagaaaacttatTCTGTACAGAATGCGAAGATGCTTTCTCGACAAAG ACTCAATTAGATGCACATTTAAAGCTACATGGGGAAAAGTGGACGATTGAAGAAGTACGAAAAtgtaaattatgtaataaaCAGTTCAGTCAACCCGCCTTATATAGACTTCATATTCGTGAGCACTATAGG TTGCAGACAAAAGTAGTAAAACAAACGAAAAGAGGGACAAAACACAAAACAATGTATAAGTGTACCATATGTTTGAAGTCTTTTCAAAAGCCAAGTCAATTGATGCGACATATTAGAGTGCATACTGGTGAAAAACCTTTCAAA TGTACAGACTGCGGTCGTGCATTCACGCAAAAGAGTTCGCTGCAAATTCATACGTGGCAACACAATGGTATTCGACCTCATGCTTGTGAGTTTTGCAACGCCAAGTTTAGTCAGAAAG GTAATTTGAACGCTCATATAATGAGAGTTCACAATGTCCCAGAGGGAGAACCTATATATGGATGTAATTATTGTTCATGCGTGTTTAAAAAACTCGGAAGTTTGAATGGTCACATGAAACGTATGCATACCGATGTAAACGAG GAGAATAGCATTAATGACAATACTCATTCGAGTAATACCGTGGAGTCTGATATACGTGCAACAGTTGATAGTGTTATAACACAACTGGCATCTTTAGAATCCGACATTCATCAAACTACAGAATCGTCAAATTTCGAACCGCGTTTATTATCGGAAAACGTAACGAAAAAGGATATTTTACAACAAGCATTGAAAAACAGTGGTCTTcctagtaaaaataaaattgcctCTGAAG AGATAAAGAAATTTGGAGCTCGTGttaattttgtaacattattgGATCGAGCGCCTGATGGTGATACGAG AAAATATTTGACAATAAAACAACGATGCGTAGGAAACGTGAGATGGTACGCGTGTACATTTTGTCACAAAGAATTCAAAAAACCGTCAGATTTGATACGTCATTTGCGTGTTCATACTCAAGAAAAGCCTTTCAAG TGCACCCACTGTTATCGTTCGTTCGCTTTGAAATCTACTATGATAGCACACGAACGTACGCATTCAAGTGTTAAACGTTACGCTTGTGGTTCCTGCGAGAAAGCATTCGTGTGCCATAGTAGTTTAATTGCACATACTAG ATTGCATGCAAAGTCCGAAAATTGTTCAAATAAAACCACTGACAATGATAAGGATCCCGACACATATACAGTAATTGATGCTGACATTTATCCTACTGATCAATCGAAAAATCAAATAAAGggtaaattaaaattatcacCGGAAGCAGAAAGTTTAGTACCTCAAGTTATCTTGCAAGAACCGTTGGTAATTAGCGATACAGGAAATAAAATTTCCGTGGTATCTTCGGGAAAGGAAAAACGTGCTCATGATACATCTACTGATCAGGCCAGACCCCATAAATGTTGGATTTGTCAGGCGGCATTTAGAAAAATCAGTCATTTGAAGCAACATCATCGCCGCCACACTGGAGAACGTCCATATAAATGCACAAAATGCGATAG GAGATTTACATCGAATAGTGTTCTAAAATCGCATTTGCATACTCACGAAGATTCGAGACCATACGGTTGTTCTCTTTGTAATGCGAAATTTTCTACACAAAGCAGTATGAAAAGACACTTGGTTACTCACAGTAATAAAAGACCGTTCATGTGTCCTTATTGTCACAAGACTTTCAAAACTTACGTCAATTGTCGGAAACACATGAAAATACATAAGCATGAATTAGCACAACGG CAATTGGAACAACAGAAAATCAGAATACAAGAACAAGCTTCAGACAAGTCAAATATGAAGGAAAGTTCTAAACAAGAAGCGGCTCTTGAATCGTCTTCCTCCTCTTCTGCCTCTATCACTACGATTAATAACACTATTACCAGCAACATTTCCGTCACTACCACTGCCACTACCAGTACCACCCCTACCACCGTCACAACTTCCTCTTCTACGTTTTCAGATAATCTTGCACTTTCTCGTCTTGGATCGGTCGAATTGTCATTTCAATCACAGCTCGGATCAGACCTTTCACAAGCTTTTTCCGAGTTTCAAAATATAActgaaggaaaggaaaaaataagaCCAGTTTTAGCAACAAATTGCGATACTACAACGTTTATTAATC AAAATGTAGCAGGAATAGCTGTAACAAATCTTGAAAATTCACCAATATTACAAGCTGATGAAGCCGGTTCAGTCACGTTGCCCGTTTACTCTGGCGATCAGACACTTACACCG GAAAGTATACGAGAAATAGAAGAAACTTTGAATCAGCAGTTTTTTAATATCGGGATGAATCTTAACTTGGGAGGTAATCACTCGAGACATTCGAGTAGTACAAACACGAGTGATTTTAGTCACATGAAAGAGCAACAGCAACCTGTATTGAATGTTATATatgaaaataacaataacaGTAACTGTAATAGTAACGTAGAATCAGCTGGAGAACATGTATTTTCGACGCAATTAGATTCATTTGAGATGGACCATATTACTTTGCAA TCGGATACTGAAATTGACATTGGACTAGATACAAGAAATTCAACTAGTATGGCGAGTATACTACCTAGGAATGTAAAAGATGAACATCGTCTTTCTGTTTGTGTTACAACACCAGATAACATAAATGTTGAACAATCAGAAAAGTCTGGTGTGCAAGCGGTTGTATTTGTTTCTCAGCCAAACTTCTCCAAAAAAGAGAATATAACAAATGAATTTACTGTAGAAGAAACCCAGAAGAACAGTATTCACAAACAATGTATAATAAACCCGATATTCTTTAC AGAAGACTTTCGGGGAACATCACAAGATTTCAAGATTCAATCAAATATGCACGCTTTGTCATCCGATGTTCCAGAAATCGTTAAAACCGCTACGGGCAAAATATCCCGTGGACAATCGCTATTACAGTGTCATATGTGTAGCCAGCAAGGATTCACGACAGTTGGTTTAAAG GAACATTTGACAAGCCATCGCGGAACGAAGGAATATCAGTGCACGGAGTGCTCTTCTAAATTTTACACAAATGGTGGATTAAATAGACATTCGAAGATTCATGCCGTCAAGCA ACCATTTAAATGTTTATCGTGTGAGAAGCAGTTTAACAATAGAATCCAATTGCTATCACATAGTAAAATTCATGAAACTTCAATATGGAATGCTTCAGGGATAAATGATAATTCAGATAATTCGACGTTTTTATCGGAAGTGCATCAACCACGGATTGCAAATGATCATTCACCATTACATAATATTATGATGGAGCCCGATTCTGCCGTTTCTGAGAAAGTTCTGTTGGATACAGTAGCTGAAAAAGAAGTAATGGATCAAGTAGAA ATATTGTTGGAAAAGAAGGAACGAAAAGAGTAtacaaacaaatgtaaatattgTCCGAAAACTTTCCGCAAACCAAGCGATCTTATAAGACATGTACGCACACACACAGGAGAACGACCATACAAGTGCGATTATTGCAGTAAAAGTTTTGCCGTAAAATGTACTTTGGATTCTCATACAAAAGTTCATACGGGAAAAAAGACATTTCGTTGCCATGTGTGCAATAGTTTATTTGCGACTAAAGGTAGCTTGAAAGTTCACATGCGTTTACATACCG GTTCGAAACCATTTAGATGTCCTATATGCGATTCGAGATTTCGAACATCCGGCCATAGGAAAGTACACTTATTGAAACATGCACGCGAACACAAAGATAATCCAAAGAGAAAACAAAAACATTTGAAGGTTGCAGTCATAGCTGAAGTAGCGACTGATCTTGAGAAATGTGacggaaaagaagagaaaatgaaTAATTTCGAGCCAAAACAGCAAATAGCACAAGAACAGCAACTATCACAGGCAGTTGCAGGATTAACGTCCCATTTAGAGGCATATAGTATTGAAACAGCTGCTTCCTGTTTATCTGATCAAATTAATTTCGACACAGAAGGTATCGTATCGAACAACAATCAAACGATAGTGTCCATAAACGAAAACAATCAGTTAGTTACGAATTTACACTTTCTTCTGACAAATGGTCTTGTTACTATACAAACCGAAGAATCGTTGTTGTCACAATCATCTGCATCACCAGCTAACAATTCGCAGCATCGACCGGCTGGGGTTCCCGATACTGGGTGTGCACTAACAACACCCAACGTCGTATCTGATACTAATGAACAACATGCCAAGGATGAAATTCATATAGAACAAATGTTAAAAACGCCAGCAAATAATTGTCTTTTAGCGATATCAACCGTGACACCTTCATTGGAACGACAGCTGGAACCATTTTCAAAGGTGATTACAGAAGAAACGTTACCAGTAGTAGCCAATAAACCGACGATTAAAGGGAATCCATCGAAAAAGGAATGCGACATTTGTGggaaaatatttacaaaaccGTATCAAGTCGAAAGACATAAACGAATTCATACGGGTGAACGGCCATACAAGTGTGATCTATGTACGAAATCATTTGCCCAAAAGTCAACTCTACAGATGCATCAAAAACACCATACTGGCGATCGACCCTACGCTTGTTCGTACTGTGAATATTCTTTTACGCAAAAAGGCAATCTTCGAACACATGTTAAACGCGTACATCAACTGGATACTGTTGACATCAGGAAATGGAAACGTAGCCGTCAATCCTTCTTACCCAAAACATCTCTTCAGGAAAACACGATCGAAGCTAAGAGTCTAAATTTAGACAACATATCGTTTGTAGAGCTGCTTAAATAG